DNA sequence from the Sulfurimonas sediminis genome:
GTTATCAATTTCATACCGGCCTGGTTCAGTATCAAACCCGGGGATGAAGTGATCACATCAGGTCTCGACAACATTTTTTTTAAAGGTCTCAAAGTAGGAAAGGTTCTTTCTGTTACAAGATCACAAGGCTATCAAAATGCTGTCGTTAAACAATACTACAAGGCGAACGAGCCGGGTTATTTTCATATAATAAGGAGTCTAAAATGAAATATTTCATAATCTTGGTGTTGTTGTTTTTACATCTTACAGCCCAACAAAACAAACAGGAAATTACTATCGGTGCCGGACCGTACTTTCAGAGTCAACCGTACAAGGAGGCTTCTGCCCTTGTTTTGCCTTCACCGGTAATCTTTTTTGACAATTCTGTTGTGTATGCAAGATGGAGCAGATTCGGGCTTTACTTTTTAGGAGACAAAAAAGAGGAATATTCCTGGGGATTTTCCTTTACTGTGCAGCCGAGAACACTTGGCTACAAAGCATCAGACTCCGTCTCTTTACAGGGAATGAGTGACAAAGACTCAACAATGGAAGGTGGTATTGCTTTTAGTGCCGGCTATAAAGACTCTGCCTATATTGAAGTAATGCTTTTGGCCGACATCCTCAATAAATATAATTCATGGGTAGGCAGTGTAGAAATTGGTGACAAGTACACAGCAGGTCGATTTATTTTTTATCCGAGTGCTGTACTTTTATACCAGCCCAGAAAATTTCTTGACTATTATTACGGCGTCAAAAATTCCGAAGCAACACTGCAGCGTCCTGCTTACATGCCAAAGGGAGGATTTTCATTTGCCGTGCAAACATATATTAAATATCCTCTGACCAAAAAGCTCTCAGCTCTTTTGAACATAAGAGCAGACAGAATTCCAAACAGTGCCTACAACAGTCCTTTGGTAAACAACAAATTTATTTACTCTGGACTTGCCTCGGTTATCTACACTTTTATCTATTGATACCAATCCCCAGTAAAGATATGAAATTTAAATTAAAAATAAGCTATTAGATACAAGGCAGAGTGTTGCAGGAGCTACTGGTAGCTTCAAAATAGTCTAACGAAGTAGATGATAACTTATTTTTAACCCTTCGGGCGATAGTATTGCACCATATTGCTTCGTTGAAAACCCTTGAGGCTACTTGTAGCCCCTACGGGATTTCGCCTTGCACTATAATGAAATACTATCGTTTAAGTTTCATATCTTTACTAGGTAAATCCCACGAAAAATAAAACAAATCTTAATCAATATAGTTTGATTCAATCAATTGAACACTAAAATCATCACGATAAAGAGCATTTCTTTTAATATCTGCCATTGTAGTTTTACCGGTTAGGAGTACCTTTTTATCTTTGTTCTCATTTAAAAACAACTGATAAAGATTAACAGTAAAACTTCTAAGAATAGCTATAGAGAAAGGCTCTTTATATGCTATATGGTCATCTTCTTCAGTAAGCATATCTAAGTGATAGTGATATGTTTCCACTCTCCAATGTTGCAGTATCTTTTGAAGAAACTCTTTTGCAGTTGTTTTAAAGTTAGCCATTAAATATTGAGTTGAAATTGTAACTTCACCAGTCTGTGCATTTGTTAATGTTTTCGTCACTTTAATGAGTGATTGAATATTTTGAAAGTTCTCATGATACATAACTAAATCAGCACTTTTATTTTGAAAAACTTCTACTTTTCGAGAGACTCTTTTGTTGTTTTCAGTTAAATAGCTATCTTCATCATCAACTCTATCTGTAGGCTGATTAAACTCTTCTATGGTCTTTATAGCTTTCTCTTTGAGGTGTTTCTGGTTATCTTTGAGTTTTGCTATATATCTGTTACCTTGCTCATCAATAGTGTTGAGAATCTCTGATTGAGTAAGCAGTGCATCAAAGGAAAATATCTGTCCTTCATTGCTAAAAATATTATCGTTTAAAACCTCTTTGAGTGCAGTAATTTCGCTACTCTTATTTTTATCTAAAAACTTGTGAGCAAACACTATTTTTATATCTTTATCCAAGATATTTAGTATTGCTTTATGTCTTTCCTGTGTGTATTGACCATTCACGTCGCTACCTCTCAGCCACTTCCCGTCAATAGCAATATTTTCTTGTGCAATGAATGGAAAAAAGAACTCTCTAAATACTTTTTCCAAAGCATTATTATCTGTGTTTATCAATAAACGATGATATGTTGATTTGGAAGGAATCGTTATCTCTTCTTTATCAAAAATCTCTTTGAGTATTGCATTGTCTTTGTTATATATCATCCATGAAAATATATCCTTAAAAGTTGTATTTCCTTTGATAAGTGCAAAAAGTGTCATGAAAAGAACTTCGTGCAATGGATATTCTATCTTCCCTGTATCTACTCTATAGTCTGGGATACTTTTTAGCGATTCAAGTAAGGCTTTTGTGCGTGTTAATTTGATGGTAAACTCCTTGTTTTAGGAGTCTAAGCAATATTTCTTCCAGTTCTTTTGAATCTATTGATTAAGATTTATTTTATTTTTCGTGGGATTTACCTATATCTTTACTGGGGATTGGTATAACTAAACTCCTATTAAGTGCCTTTTGGCTATAATCTCTAAATTTATATAACCATATTTAAGAGGGAACAAATGCCAAAACGCACCGACATAAAAACTATTTTACTTATAGGTTCTGGCCCGATTATTATCGGTCAGGCCTGTGAATTTGACTATTCTGGAACACAGGCTGTTAAAACATTAAAAGAATTGGGTTACCGCGTTGTTCTCATCAACTCAAATCCTGCAACCATTATGACTGATCCTGAATTTGCAGACAGAACCTATATAGAACCTATCAAAGAAGATGTTATCGCCAAAATCATCAAAGATGAAAAAGTAGATGCTGTTTTGCCGACTATGGGCGGACAGACTGCACTCAATGTAGCTATGAGTATGTATGAAAAAGGGATGCTTGAAGGTGTAGAATTTTTAGGTGCAAACCCTGAAGCAATTAACAAAGGCGAAGACAGACAGCTTTTTAATGAAGCGATGACAAAAATCGGTATGGATTTGCCAAAAAGCAGAAATGCCTACAGTGTTGAAGAGGCCATAGAAGTTGTCAAAGAGATAGGTTTTCCGGTCATCTCAAGAGCTTCGTTTACTCTTGCCGGTGGCGGTTCCGGTGTTGCCTATAACATGGAAGAGTTTAAAAAACTTGCACAAGAAGGCATTTCAGCTTCACCGGTGAATGAAATAGAGATTATGGAATCCATGCTTGGATGGAAAGAGTATGAAATGGAAGTTATCCGTGACAAAGCGGACAACTGTATCATTGTTTGTTCTATAGAAAATTTCGACCCTATGGGTGTCCACACAGGAGACTCTATAACAGTAGCCCCTGCCCTAACACTCACAGACAAAGAGTATCAAAGAATGCGTGATGCCTCTTTTGCAATTTTACGTGAAGTCGGCGTTGACACAGGTGGCTCAAACGTTCAGTTTTCCATTGACCCAAAAACAGGACGCATGATTGTCATTGAGATGAATCCGCGTGTTTCGCGTTCTTCTGCATTGGCAAGTAAGGCAACAGGATATCCTATTGCCAAAGTAGCCACCCTTTTAGCAGTCGGATTTACCCTTGATGAGATTGAAAATGACATCACGGGAACACCTGCTGCATTTGAGCCGGTTATAGATTATGTTGTTACAAAAATACCGCGTTTTACATTTGAAAAATTTCCTGAAGCACAAAGTACACTCAGCACATCTATGAAATCAGTCGGTGAAGTTATGGCAATTGGTCGTACTTTTAAAGAGTCTGTTCAAAAAGCACTCTGCTCCCTTGAAACAGGACTTTGCGGTTTTGATGACATTGAGGCGGATGATGAATTTGTTAAACATGAGATCCGTCGTCCCAATGCTGACAGAATCTTGTATGTTGCCGAAGGTTTTCGTCGTGGCATGAGTATACAGGAGATGTTTGACACCTGCCAGATTGATCCATGGTTCTTGTATCAAATACAAGAGATGATGAAAACAGAAGCAACCATCAACGATAAAATCCTTTTTGATGAGGAGTTAATGCGAAAAGTAAAAGTTGACGGTTTTTCTGACAAAAGAATTGCACAGCTTATCGCAAAAAATTCTCAAGAAACAGTGAGTGAAGACCTGATCTATGAAGCAAGAAAAAAGCTTGGCATCAGTTTGGAATACAATGAAGTAGACACTTGTGCCGCTGAGTTTGAAGCACTCACTCCTTATCTCTACTCAACAACAAACATTACAAAACTGCCAAATGTCACAAACCGACAGAGTGATAAACAAAAAGTGCTTATTTTAGGCGGTGGACCAAATCGTATAGGACAGGGAATCGAGTTTGACTACTGTTGTGTTCATGCGGCATTCGCACTTAAAGAGATGGGCATAGAGACCATCATGTATAACTGTAATCCTGAAACAGTCTCTACCGACTATGACACATCTGATGTACTCTATTTTGAACCGATAGATTTTGAACATGTACGCGAAGTGATAGAAAATGAAAATCCTGATGGAATTATCGTTCACTTTGGAGGGCAAACACCACTCAAACTTGCGGACTCTTTGACAAAAATCGGTGCAAAAATTTCAGGAACACCCTCATCCGTCATTGATTTGGCAGAAGACAGAGAACAGTTTAGCGACTTTGTAAAAGCACATAATCTCAAACAGCCTGCAAATGGTTTGGCACGGACAAAAGAAGAATCATTCATTATAGCTGAGCGATTGGGTTATCCTGTGCTTGTTCGCCCTTCTTTTGTTCTTGGCGGACGCGGGATGCGTATTGTCTACTCAGAAGATGAACTTCGTCAATACATGGATCTTGCCATTTCTGTCTCCAATGAGGCCCCTGTTTTAGTAGACAAATTTTTGGATCAGGCCATTGAGCTTGATGTGGATTGTATTTGTGACGGCAAAGATGTCTACATCGGTTCTGTTATGCAACACATCGAAGAGGCAGGCATACACTCCGGAGATTCGGCATGTTCACTACCTCCGATGAATTTAACACAGGATATGATAGAAAAAGTTGAGCAGCAGACAAAAGTCATCGCACTCGGTCTTGGCGTTGTCGGACTGATGAATGTACAGTATGCAATTTATCAGGACGAAATCTATCTTATTGAGGTCAATCCTCGTGCTTCACGTACAGTTCCTTTTGTCTCAAAAGCAACCGGTATGCCTCTTGCAAAAGTAGCCACACGTGTTATGATGGGCAAAGATTTAAGAAGTTCACTCGCCTACTATGACAAATATGAAATAGTTGAAGAACACAACGGTCTGCTTCGTCCTCGTCTCAAAGGGCATGTCTCTGTCAAAGAAGCGGTATTTCCTTTTCATAAACTTTACGGTGCCGATTTGGTATTAAGTCCGGAAATGAAGTCTACGGGTGAAGTCATGGGTATCAGTAAAAACTTCGGGGTAAGTTTTGCAAAAGCACAGCTCAGTGCAGGAAACAATATTCCGACAGGCGGAACATGTTTCCTCTCTTTTGTTGATACAGATAAAAAACATGCTCCTGAAATAGCAAAAGGTCTGGTTGAACACGGCTTTAGACTTGTTGCAACAAAAGGGACACAAAAGGCCATAGAAGAAGCAGGCATAGCATGTGAAGTGGTTTTAAAAATTTCAGAAGGTCGTCCAAATATCGAAGACAGCATGAAAAATGATGAAATAGCAATGGCAATTAATACATCTGACAACAACACATCCAAAAAAGATGCTGTTGTCATTCGCCAAGAAGTGCTTAAAAGAAGTATTCCTTACTTTACAACACTCAGTGCAGCAAGAGCACTGATACTCGCACTCGATGAGATGGAAGATGAAAAATGGTCAAGCTCAACAGCCCTGCAAGATTTTTTAGTATAAAAACAAATATCATTCTCTCACAAACCGACACTACTGTCGGTTTTTTGTCACAGGATGCACCTAAACTCTCTGCAGTAAAATCACGTCCAAATACCAAACCTTTCATTGTTGTTTATAAAAATTTTCACGCATTAAAAAAAGAGCATAAAAGAGTTCCAAACAGTCAAAAAAACAGAGTCAGACGCTCAAAAAAAACAACCTTTATAGTAAAAAACCATGCTTTTCGGGTTGCAGAAGATGTCGTTGATTCTTCTTATTTGAGACAAAAGGAATGGACATACTCTACATCTGCCAATGAAAGCGGTAAAAACTTTTCAAGAACTTTTTGTGAACAAAAAGCTGATATAATAATAGAAGACATAAGAGGACTGTTTGAAGGTCAGGCTTCAAAACTCTATAAAATCAACCATAAAAAAATAAAGAGGTTACGATGAGCAAACTGTTCCAGGCGCTGCTAAGCGGTATGTTTTTTACTTTCATACTTGATTTTTTCATTATATTGGGTGTGAAACTCAATTATATTGATTTTTATGGTGTACATGTATACTACAATATTTTATTTGCTGATCATCAAAATTTATTTTTATTTTTATTTTTTTCTATAGTTCTTGGCTATCTTGTAGTCTATGCCAGCACAAAAACAGCACTGATTGTTATAGGTTCTCTCTTTGTCCTCTCTTTTGCAACGCTTATTCCTCCTATAGGAAAAGCTGTTGGAGAAATGATGCTTATGAAAAAAAACATTACACTCAAAACGGACAAATTTTTCTATCATGGTGATCTCTACTATGATGGAAGAAAAAATATAACATTTTACGATTATGAACTAAAAAAAGTTATAATTCTAGATAAAAATAAAATTCGAGGTCAATATTAGTATGAAACATATTTCTTCAATTGCCAGCGGTGTTGTTTTAGGAACTGCAGGTGTTTTAATGATGAGTACGCTTACAGGATGTGAGCAAAAACAACAAGAAGCACAAAATAAATTTTTGGTCATAGAACAACAGCCAAACGGAAAGTATAAAGTTGTCGAAGAGATGCCGACACAGGGACCTTCACGTGCAATCATCAGAGAACGTGATGAATTTGGCAGAGTCACAGAGCGTTTTATGAACGAAGAAGAGATGAAAGCTTTAGCTGCACAAGAGTATCAAAAAGTACAAAACGGTACAAGCGAAACACTTCAAGACAATTCAGGCAGTGCAGGCATGGGACTTGCCGGTACTATTTTAGCCGTTGCGGCAGGAAGTTTACTCGGAAATATGATAGGCAATGCGCTGATGAACAACAAAAGTTTTTCCAGAAATGCAAGCAGTGTCAACAGAAGTGCCTACAGCCGTTCGGCAGCAGGCAAGGCAGCAAGAAAATCAACAAGCAGCAGAAAAAGCTTCTTTGGCGGCACTTCAAGAAGCTCAAGCTACAGCAGAAGCAGTGGCGGATTTTTTGGAGGCTGATAGATGATAACGACACAAAAACTGAGTCCAATAGACGATGAAACCTTAGAAGAGATAGGCTTTACCTGGCACACTGATTCTGACGGCAGCAAGTATGTCAGCGATGAACTTGTAGAAGTCACCCAGGAAGAAGCAGAGGCCTATTATGAGGCAGCAAATACTCTTTATGATATGTATGTCGAAGCAGCCGAATATGTCATCAGCAATGATCTCTTTTTTGATTTGGGCATTCCTTTCAATCTTATAGAGAGCATTAAAAAAAGCTGGGAAAACGATGTCCATTGGCATATTTACAGTCGTTTTGATTTGGCAGGCGGTATTGACGGACAGGATATAAAACTTATAGAATTCAATGCCGACACCCCTACAGCACTTTTTGAGACTGCACTTTTACAATGGGCAATTTTAAAATCCAATGATATGGACGAAGAGCGTCAGTTTAACAATGTATATGAGGCCGTCACTAACAATTTTAAAAGACTCGTTACACTCTTTGATGACACAGACAAGTTTGAAGAATTCTATGACGGCTGGAAAATTCTTTTTTCTTCTGTTGAAGGCAATGACGAAGAAGAAGCCACCACAAAACTCCTGCAGCAAATGGCAACCGATGCCGGATTTGTTACAAAGTTTGAGTTTTTACAGAATGTCCGCTTTGATGAAGATGGCATTTATGACAGTGATGACATAAATTATGAGTACTGGTTTAAACTTTATCCGTGGGAAGACATTGCAGTTGATGAGCCGGAACTCGCCACAACACTCACAAATATCATTCAAAACCAAAAAGCCATCATTTTAAACCCTGCCTATACTTTACTCTTCCAGTCAAAAGGAATGATGGCAATTTTATGTGAACTTTTTCCGGATTCGCCTTACCTTCTTAAAACCTCTTTTGAACCGCTTCAGGGACTCAAGCAAGTTGAAAAACCTGTTTTTGGACGCGAAGGTGCCAATACAAAGATTATTGAAGCAAACGGAAGTATCAGCATTCAGACTGACGGTCCCTATGCGAATCATAAAAAAATCTACCAGGAATATGTGGAATTTCCAGAAGATGTCCATGGAAAAAAATATCAGGCAGGTGTTTTCTTTGCCTATGAAGCCTGTGGCCTGAGTTTTAGAAAAGGCGGAGATATTTTAGACAATATGAGTAAATTTGTAGGCCATGTTATACTTTAGAGGTGCCCTTTAGAGTCTTTGTGGCATTTCATCTTTAAAAGCAGTTTTTTCTGCTTCTTTGAGTAAATCCAGTGCACCTTTGTCTATCATTTTTTGGGCAAGTTCTTTGCCTAAATTTTTACTTTCTTCTATACTTCTTACGACTTTTTCCTGCATAATATGTGTTCCGTTTGGAAATCCAAGCATAACTCTGAAAACAACATTATCATCTTCTATAACAGCATTGCAGGCAACAGGAGCCGAACATCCCGCTCCGATTTTCGATATAAAATCTCTCTCAATCTGTGTACATGTAAAGGTATCTTCGTCATTGAGACTTTGTGCGATTTCTCGTACCTTTTCATTGCCGGTTACAATTTCAATACCCAGGGCAGCCTGCCCCATTGGCGGTATCATCATATCAAGAGAGAGCTTTTGGGTATAGGGAATATCTTTGAGCAAATCGAGTCTGCTGAGTCCTATCCATGCCAAAATTATCGCATCGTACTGCCCTTCTTGTAACTTTCTCAAACGTGTGTTGACATTTCCTCTCAAATCCTTGACTTTTAAATCAGGTCTTTTTTGCAAAAGTTGCATCCTGCGTCGCAGACTTGTTGTCCCAACCACTGCGCCCTCCGGCAAATCTTCAAGTGTTTTGTAAGTATGCGATAAAAAAACATCACTTTGGTCCTGACGTTGCGTCACAGCTATCAGTTCCAGACCATCGGGAATATATGTCGGCACATCTTTTAAACTGTGTACAGCAAGCTCTGCATTGCCTGTGAGCATCTCATCTTCAAGCTCTTTGGTAAAATGCCCTTTCCCACCGATGAGAGCCAAAGGTTTGTCTAAAACCTTATCGCCGTTACTTACTATTTTGTTAAGCACTACTTCTATTTCAGGAAAACTTACTTCAATTCTTTCCTTGATATGATATGCCTGCCAAAGTGCCAAGTCTGAAACACGTGTTGCTATTGTTAATTTTTGCATTACTTCACTTTTAGGTATTTTTTCTTTGTGTTATCTACAGAACCGTCAAGATAAACCGTCGGTGTTCCGCCAACCATAAGGTCAGTAGCTACAAGCCTGTCGTG
Encoded proteins:
- a CDS encoding MipA/OmpV family protein, which gives rise to MKYFIILVLLFLHLTAQQNKQEITIGAGPYFQSQPYKEASALVLPSPVIFFDNSVVYARWSRFGLYFLGDKKEEYSWGFSFTVQPRTLGYKASDSVSLQGMSDKDSTMEGGIAFSAGYKDSAYIEVMLLADILNKYNSWVGSVEIGDKYTAGRFIFYPSAVLLYQPRKFLDYYYGVKNSEATLQRPAYMPKGGFSFAVQTYIKYPLTKKLSALLNIRADRIPNSAYNSPLVNNKFIYSGLASVIYTFIY
- a CDS encoding ISAs1 family transposase yields the protein MKLTRTKALLESLKSIPDYRVDTGKIEYPLHEVLFMTLFALIKGNTTFKDIFSWMIYNKDNAILKEIFDKEEITIPSKSTYHRLLINTDNNALEKVFREFFFPFIAQENIAIDGKWLRGSDVNGQYTQERHKAILNILDKDIKIVFAHKFLDKNKSSEITALKEVLNDNIFSNEGQIFSFDALLTQSEILNTIDEQGNRYIAKLKDNQKHLKEKAIKTIEEFNQPTDRVDDEDSYLTENNKRVSRKVEVFQNKSADLVMYHENFQNIQSLIKVTKTLTNAQTGEVTISTQYLMANFKTTAKEFLQKILQHWRVETYHYHLDMLTEEDDHIAYKEPFSIAILRSFTVNLYQLFLNENKDKKVLLTGKTTMADIKRNALYRDDFSVQLIESNYID
- the carB gene encoding carbamoyl-phosphate synthase large subunit, whose translation is MPKRTDIKTILLIGSGPIIIGQACEFDYSGTQAVKTLKELGYRVVLINSNPATIMTDPEFADRTYIEPIKEDVIAKIIKDEKVDAVLPTMGGQTALNVAMSMYEKGMLEGVEFLGANPEAINKGEDRQLFNEAMTKIGMDLPKSRNAYSVEEAIEVVKEIGFPVISRASFTLAGGGSGVAYNMEEFKKLAQEGISASPVNEIEIMESMLGWKEYEMEVIRDKADNCIIVCSIENFDPMGVHTGDSITVAPALTLTDKEYQRMRDASFAILREVGVDTGGSNVQFSIDPKTGRMIVIEMNPRVSRSSALASKATGYPIAKVATLLAVGFTLDEIENDITGTPAAFEPVIDYVVTKIPRFTFEKFPEAQSTLSTSMKSVGEVMAIGRTFKESVQKALCSLETGLCGFDDIEADDEFVKHEIRRPNADRILYVAEGFRRGMSIQEMFDTCQIDPWFLYQIQEMMKTEATINDKILFDEELMRKVKVDGFSDKRIAQLIAKNSQETVSEDLIYEARKKLGISLEYNEVDTCAAEFEALTPYLYSTTNITKLPNVTNRQSDKQKVLILGGGPNRIGQGIEFDYCCVHAAFALKEMGIETIMYNCNPETVSTDYDTSDVLYFEPIDFEHVREVIENENPDGIIVHFGGQTPLKLADSLTKIGAKISGTPSSVIDLAEDREQFSDFVKAHNLKQPANGLARTKEESFIIAERLGYPVLVRPSFVLGGRGMRIVYSEDELRQYMDLAISVSNEAPVLVDKFLDQAIELDVDCICDGKDVYIGSVMQHIEEAGIHSGDSACSLPPMNLTQDMIEKVEQQTKVIALGLGVVGLMNVQYAIYQDEIYLIEVNPRASRTVPFVSKATGMPLAKVATRVMMGKDLRSSLAYYDKYEIVEEHNGLLRPRLKGHVSVKEAVFPFHKLYGADLVLSPEMKSTGEVMGISKNFGVSFAKAQLSAGNNIPTGGTCFLSFVDTDKKHAPEIAKGLVEHGFRLVATKGTQKAIEEAGIACEVVLKISEGRPNIEDSMKNDEIAMAINTSDNNTSKKDAVVIRQEVLKRSIPYFTTLSAARALILALDEMEDEKWSSSTALQDFLV
- a CDS encoding glutathionylspermidine synthase family protein, whose protein sequence is MITTQKLSPIDDETLEEIGFTWHTDSDGSKYVSDELVEVTQEEAEAYYEAANTLYDMYVEAAEYVISNDLFFDLGIPFNLIESIKKSWENDVHWHIYSRFDLAGGIDGQDIKLIEFNADTPTALFETALLQWAILKSNDMDEERQFNNVYEAVTNNFKRLVTLFDDTDKFEEFYDGWKILFSSVEGNDEEEATTKLLQQMATDAGFVTKFEFLQNVRFDEDGIYDSDDINYEYWFKLYPWEDIAVDEPELATTLTNIIQNQKAIILNPAYTLLFQSKGMMAILCELFPDSPYLLKTSFEPLQGLKQVEKPVFGREGANTKIIEANGSISIQTDGPYANHKKIYQEYVEFPEDVHGKKYQAGVFFAYEACGLSFRKGGDILDNMSKFVGHVIL
- the hemC gene encoding hydroxymethylbilane synthase, which produces MQKLTIATRVSDLALWQAYHIKERIEVSFPEIEVVLNKIVSNGDKVLDKPLALIGGKGHFTKELEDEMLTGNAELAVHSLKDVPTYIPDGLELIAVTQRQDQSDVFLSHTYKTLEDLPEGAVVGTTSLRRRMQLLQKRPDLKVKDLRGNVNTRLRKLQEGQYDAIILAWIGLSRLDLLKDIPYTQKLSLDMMIPPMGQAALGIEIVTGNEKVREIAQSLNDEDTFTCTQIERDFISKIGAGCSAPVACNAVIEDDNVVFRVMLGFPNGTHIMQEKVVRSIEESKNLGKELAQKMIDKGALDLLKEAEKTAFKDEMPQRL